AGGGCCAGGAGGTGTTCCTCGGACAGGCTCGGGCTGGCCCCCCGTTCCAGACGGCTCAGGTAGGAGGGCTGGATGCCGAGGCGCGCGGCCAGCCGGCGCAGGGAATAGGCCGGGTCGGCCGCCAGCAGGGCCTGGCGTTTTTCCCGGATGCGCCGGCCGAACGGATGGGGTTCCAGCATCCGTGCACCATAGCGTGCACGGAGAAAGGTGGCAAGAACCCGGCCGCGTTTCAGACGGTGGCGCCGGGTTCCGGCACAAGGGCCGTGCCCTGGGCCAGGGCCAGCAGGTGGCCGGCCAGGGCGGCCGTATCGGCGGCCTCGCCCGGATCGTCGCTTTCCAGGCGGGCGGCGGCCTGGCGGGCGGCGGTTTCCAGTTCCGGCCGGTCCGGGTCGGTAAAGGCGGCGAGAGCCAGGGCGGCTTTTTCCCGCTTGCCCAGGGCCAGCAGCGTCAGGCCGAGCAGCAACCGGGCGGCGGGCTGGTTGCCCTCGGCCAGGCGCAGCACGTGCTCGAACTCGACCCGGGCCTGGATCATCTGGCCGGTGGCGTACAGGGCGTGGCCCAGGCGCAGCCGGGCCTCGATGTTGGCGAGGTCGCCCCGGATGGAGGCCCGGTAGGCGGCCACGGCGGCCGGGTAGTCGCCGGCGGCGTAGGCCGCCTCGGCCGTGGCGTGGCGGTTTTGGGCCTCGGCCTGCGGGCCGGGCTTGGGGATGTCGCGGCCGAGCAGGGCGCGCACGAGATGGCGGCGGGAAACGGTAGGACGCTCGTCGTGGGCCATGGCCGACTCCTTGGTTATTGGGGCGTTGTCTGGCCGCGGCTGAAAAACACGGCTTCGATGTCGCAGACGCGGTCGTCTCCGGCGGCGGCCACCTCGGCCAGCAGGGTCTCGGGCAGGCCCAGGGAGCGCCAGGCCGCTTCGGAAAGCGCCGGCACGGGCGAGCCGGAAAAGGCCGGCCAGGCCCAGGCCGTGGCCAGGATGTCGGCCACGTGCACCAGGGCCGTCTCGCGCGAGGCGACGTCGCCGGGCGGATGGTGGTGGTCGGCGGCGATGCGGGTGAGGGTTTCGGGAAAATGCCAGCTGGTGAGCAGGGTGCGGCCCACCAGGGCGTGGTCGAAGCCGAGGACCGCGGTTTCGGCCTCGGCGTCGGGCAGCCCTTCCACGCGCGAGAGCAGCAGCGCCCGGGCGGCCGCGGCCGGCAGTTTGCGCAGGATGACCAGTTGGCCGATGTCGTGGAGCAGCCCGCCGACGAAGGCCCGGTCCGGGGCGGTGCCCGGGCAGGCGGCGGCGAGCAGCGAGGCGTAGACGGCGCAGGCCGCGGCATGGCGCCAGAAGGCCCGCATGTCCCACAAGCCGGGCTCGATGTCGTCGAAGGCGGTCAGCGCCGCCAGCCCCAGCACCAGGGTGGTCAGTTCCTTGCGGCCGACCATGGCCACGGCCCGGGCGATGGAGTCGATAGGCGCGCGGGAGCCGTAATGGGGGCTGTTGACCAGGCGCAGGAGCTTGGCCGAAAGGCTCGGGTCGCGGCCGATGATGGCGGCCAGGTCCTGGGCCGAGCTGTGTTCGGCCTGCAGGGCCTCAAGCAGCCGCACGTGGACCTCGGGCAGGGTGGCCAGTTCCACTTCGCCGGAAACGAGGCTGGCCGGGTCGATGTTTTCCGGGCCGAAAAGCTGCCGTTCCGGGGCGAAGCCCGTCAGGGAGGGCGTGTCCGCGGCGGCGTCCAGGTCCAGGCCTTCGGCCAGGGCCTGGGCGGCGGCGCGTGCGGCGGCCCGTTCGAAGACCATCTGGCCGAAGGGGGCGGCGAGGTCCAGGGCGGCGAAGCGCGGCCGCAGAAGCGCCCGGCAGCGGGCCAGGACCTCGGCGAAGCCCTCGTCGTCGTCGCCGTCGGCAGGGCCTTGGGCGACCACTTCCACGTCCCGCACGCCGAAGGCTCGCATGGCCCGCAGGTGCTCCTCGGAGATGACGGACCCCTTGGGCAGGAGCAGGACGCCGTGCTGGCCGCTGACGTCCTTGCCGGCCACCATGCCGTTCTTGACTTCCTCGATGCTGACCTTGACCACCGTGCCCCGCCTCCCGGCTGTGCGGTTATGCCATCCCGCGCCAGCGGCGCGTGGGATTAAGATTGTAATAAAGCTAAATGAAAGAAAAGGGCCAGCTGTGGCGCCAGGGCGCTTTTTACCGGTTTGGCCGGGGATGTTTCCGTAACATGCTTGTATTATTGAAATAAAAAAGATTGTTTGCCGCGAGTGTTTTGGCTCGCAATTTGCTTTCAAGAAGCGCGAGCGCGGTGGGCGAGAGCCGAAACCACACCGCATAAATCACCTGGCCGTGGCGGCCACCCCCTAGCCTCCTCCCCCAACACGCCACCACGGCCTTTTTAGGAAGCCGCTTGGGCCACTCCCTGGGCCCGGGCGGCTTCCGCTTTTTGGCGGCCCGGCCGTCCTGTCCGGAAAGGCTTGAATCGCGGCCGATTCCTGGATAGAACCTGCTATGGCCGTCACGGCGGGTTTTTTCCTCCGCCCGGCGCAAGGGGACGCGCTCCCGTGCCGTCCCCGCGTGATCTTTCCACGGAGCAGGTATTGGAAACGAATGAATCCGGGCCCCAGGCCTTTTTGGACTTCGTCAACCAACGGTTGGCCAAGCGGCAGCGGGAACTCGACGCGGCGGTCAAATTCTCCAGCCATCACGCCCAGGTGGAGTCCATCCTCGCCGAACTGCGGGCCGTGCGCGCCAAGTTCGTGACACTCATGCGCCGCGAGGGACTGTTGTGAGGGCGGCCCGTCTGGCGGCTGCGGGCCTGTTGTGCCTGTGCCTGTCGTGCCTGGCTGCCGGGCCGGTCCGGGCCCAGGCCGGGCTCGACATCGTCGGCGACTGGACGGCCTCGGTCCTCGGCCAGGAAGTCACGGCCAGCTTCACCCGCCAGGGCGACATCATCCGGGGCGTGGTCATCGTCCCGGACATCGGCGGCGGCAGCAATACCTATCACCTGGCCGGCGTGATTCTGGGGGCCGATTTCGCGGCCCAGCACGGCTCCGGCCATCTCCTCAAGGGAACGCTCACCGGCCCGGGCACGGCCGAGGCCGTGTTCTCGCCCAAAACCGGGCCCAGCCTCACCCTCCACCTCACGCGCCGCCCCGCCCCCTAGGCCTCGGCGATCCGTTTTTGCCCGGGCGGCACCACGGGCACGGATTCATCCTTGGCCCTGTCGGTCCAGGCCTGCTTGACGGCCTCCACGTCATCGGGCGCCAGGGTGGCTTCGATGGCGTCGAAGGTTCTGTTGCGGAAAAAGACCAGGTCCTGGTAGCTTGGGGCGTTGCGGATCAAATCCAGGTAATAGGCGAGGTTTCTGTCCTGCTCCATGGCGTCGGCCCTCCCGGTTACCCCAACTGTCCGTGAGGCGAGGTGTAGCCGAGGCCGCCTGGTTCGGCAACCGGCCGGGGCCGCCTGGCGGCGGGCGCACACTTCGGGGTTGTTGCAGGCGCCGCGCTTCTCGCACGCGAACCCGGCGTGTTCCGGCTCCCCCCGCCAACGATACAGGCCTCCACGCCGCGCCCGGGGATTTTCCCCGGCCCCATTGCCAGACGCCGTCCCGTCGGGCTATCCCCGACCGGCCGGCCGACGCCGCCAAGGAAACGCCATGCCCGCGCGCCGCATCGCTCAGCCCCTGGTCCTCCACGACGCCTTCGCCTTTCCCGGCGGCGGCGAGAACGTGGCCGTGACCCTGGCCCGGGCCTTCGGGGCCGAGCTTTGGGCCGGCGCATGGGAGCCGGCCGCCTTTCCCGACGGCTATTTCGACGTCCCGCCGCGAAGCCTCGACGCGGTGCGGGCCCGTCCCCTGGCCGCGCGCCTGTCCAAAACCCTGGCCATGCGCCTGGCCTTCGCCCGGTTTCCCGAAACGGCCGCGCCGCTGGCCATCCACAGCGGCGCCCTGTGCCTGCTCGCCCAGGCCCGCCTGCGCGCCCCGCAGATCCTCTACTGCCACACCCCGCCGCGCATCCTCTACGATCACCGCGACTTCTACCGCGCCCGTCAGGGCGCCCTGCGCCGGCCGCTCTACGATCTGCTCGCCGCCGACTACCGCCGGGCCTACGAGCGGGCCGCCCGGGCCATGGACGCCATCGTGGCCAATTCCGAAACCGTGCGCCGGCGCATCGAAACATTTCTCGGCCTGCCCGCCACGGTGGTCCACCCGCCCGTGGACGTGGCCGCCTTCCAAAACCTGGGCCAGGAACCGTTTTTCCTTTCCACCGGCCGGGTGGACGTGCTCAAGCGCGTGGACGTCATCGTGCGCGCCTTTCGCGACCTGCCCGACAAGCGCCTGGT
The DNA window shown above is from Solidesulfovibrio sp. and carries:
- a CDS encoding tetratricopeptide repeat protein gives rise to the protein MAHDERPTVSRRHLVRALLGRDIPKPGPQAEAQNRHATAEAAYAAGDYPAAVAAYRASIRGDLANIEARLRLGHALYATGQMIQARVEFEHVLRLAEGNQPAARLLLGLTLLALGKREKAALALAAFTDPDRPELETAARQAAARLESDDPGEAADTAALAGHLLALAQGTALVPEPGATV
- a CDS encoding HDOD domain-containing protein, giving the protein MVKVSIEEVKNGMVAGKDVSGQHGVLLLPKGSVISEEHLRAMRAFGVRDVEVVAQGPADGDDDEGFAEVLARCRALLRPRFAALDLAAPFGQMVFERAAARAAAQALAEGLDLDAAADTPSLTGFAPERQLFGPENIDPASLVSGEVELATLPEVHVRLLEALQAEHSSAQDLAAIIGRDPSLSAKLLRLVNSPHYGSRAPIDSIARAVAMVGRKELTTLVLGLAALTAFDDIEPGLWDMRAFWRHAAACAVYASLLAAACPGTAPDRAFVGGLLHDIGQLVILRKLPAAAARALLLSRVEGLPDAEAETAVLGFDHALVGRTLLTSWHFPETLTRIAADHHHPPGDVASRETALVHVADILATAWAWPAFSGSPVPALSEAAWRSLGLPETLLAEVAAAGDDRVCDIEAVFFSRGQTTPQ
- a CDS encoding glycosyltransferase → MPARRIAQPLVLHDAFAFPGGGENVAVTLARAFGAELWAGAWEPAAFPDGYFDVPPRSLDAVRARPLAARLSKTLAMRLAFARFPETAAPLAIHSGALCLLAQARLRAPQILYCHTPPRILYDHRDFYRARQGALRRPLYDLLAADYRRAYERAARAMDAIVANSETVRRRIETFLGLPATVVHPPVDVAAFQNLGQEPFFLSTGRVDVLKRVDVIVRAFRDLPDKRLVVVSGGSELDRVRALAAGCPNIDIRGWTAGNELRRLVGTCLATVYIPRDEDFGISPVESMAAGKPVLGVREGGLRETVLDGQTGILLPPDPGPEDVARGVAALDGAKALAMRPACEERARKFDTAVFVEKMRGVVRGVMPS